DNA from Daucus carota subsp. sativus chromosome 1, DH1 v3.0, whole genome shotgun sequence:
GACTCATTATTGTTCATAATTCTAGGTTTAACTTTATTATATGAAATGGGAACAAGCATGTTTCTTGTAGGAACAAGCAACATAATTTGTTGTAGGTATCTTACTGGTGTCTTACTTATTTCCTTCTATCACTGCAGTTGTATCGTTGATTGCAGCTCTAGGTTTTCTGATATATGGAGGAAGGTGATTACTCTGAACATATTTACAGCGTATAGTTATACTTGCATGAAGAAAATGGGCACTGTAATTTAGTGGCATTGTGACTTTTGTCGAATACTGATATTGCATGTTGTCATATTAGGTTATTCTTTATGCTGAGACGCTTCCCTATCGAGTCTAAGGGAAGAAGAAAGAAACTTCATGAGGTATGCTCTGTTTAATCCATGTATATGGTTCTGTCAAAATGTTGTTCCGTCGTTTTCCTGTTCAGCATATTTCGCGCATATGGAAATTCTTATGCGAAATTTGGATCCTATCATAAAGTTGCATGAGTCTTTTTATTAGTTTAAGGTCTTCGAGCAAGCTTGCTTTGGGAACTTTTAGCATGTATATTTGTGAATGGATGAATGTATCCTTTAAATGTTCTTATACAAgggaatgaaaaacaaaaagcTTGCAGTATACTTGGTTGGGAGATGAGGTTCACTGAGAAGTGGGCTAGATGTTTATTTTGGCTTCTTTCTGCTATTCGATTTTTTGCTATCTTTATTGTTTCTGATAATTAATTTTTGCTGCATAAATTTTTCTTCAGACAATCTATAATAGTATCCATTAAAGCTGAAACATTTAAAGTTAGTAGCCTGTCGTTGGTCAGAAGTTGGGCTTTGGTCAGTTGGGTTTCTTAATCTTGGGCCTATATctttagaaattaaattacCTCTCTGAAGCATAAAAGAGCTTTTTTAGTCGAAGTATATCTCTAATGTATTGTTTTTGATGAGTATTCAGTTAATTACCAGACTTTGATATGTTGCGTACAGTATTGTGCTTTTGGCAGATATTCCTAGACAGTAACTTGATTATTAAGTATAAACTCTACCTTCTGCGGCAGTGACTTTACTATAGAGTATAAGCGATACTTTCTAAACCCAATATCTGCACATGTTCCTGTTTCAATATGCTTACCTAACACctcataattattattaaattttggttATGCATAAATAGCTTAAAACTGTAGCCCTGTACCCACTTTCGTTcaattgatttttgttaatatattatGGTTATGATAAACATTAGCAATCCAAGATTGGACTTCTTGTGCTAAACATCTCTCTTCTTTTGTAGGTTGGATATGTGACAGGCATCTGTTTCTCTTGTTTCCTAATCAGATGTTTTGTGGTAAGAATAGATTCATCTTTgcaaatttgtacataacacaTTAAACTGAAGGAAAGACATTTGTGGAAATTGTTTGTAATGAATCTTGCAAGTGCCTGACCGTAAGGTTATATTATAACAACATATCAACGATAATCTGTGTTTCTATATTTTTGAGTGTGTGATCATCTTCATGCTTATGGTCTTTGTTTAGTACCGTGTATAACATGAACTagtaatttgaaaacaaaactAGAGAGCTTTTACTGatgtatttatttgatatacaGGAAGTTCTTTCTGCATTTGATTCAGATGCTACACTCGACGTACTAGATCATCCAATTCTAAACTTGATCTACTACATGGTAATGTCCGCTCTTACTTTAGTGGATAATTCGTTATTTAAGAATCGTAATTCTCATTTACTTTTGGTAAAAAACAGCTAGCTGAGATCCTTCCCTCAGCTCTTGTCCTTTACATCCTGAGAAAGCTGCCACCCAAGAGGGTATCAGCACAATATCATCCGATCCGTTAGCTGATGGGGACACCTTGTTATATCATTTGAACTTCTGGTACAACATCAAACGTGACTTGAGTTGGACGCGGAATGGTTCACAATACTTGCAATTCTCTCTGAATGTATGATAGACCGACCCATTGCAACAAATTGTTAAGAGATATTATTTGTTCTCTCTGTGGGTTTTGTGGATGGAGAAAGTAGAATTTATTTCcatcatttttattattctcTTTATGTATGCGGGTGACATGCGTATTTAAATTTTCAAGGCGTTGGCTTGTATTGATGATTGTAACTCTTTTTGTAAAGATGTTTCTGGCATAAACATTTTGACTATGAATATCTTGAATTTGAGAAATAGAAATTGGATGTTCTTAGAATGTATTATTGATATTGAAATTACGGGGTATGGTAGTTCTTCctctattttaaattatagtcataGTTTCGACACTCAAATCGGGCACACTTTGAAAACATAACACTTCGCGTTGTCATTACCATTTGTCCAGCATTTTCCTTGGCTCTCACCAGGAGCAACAAAGTATATGTGCAACTATAAaatttagcttattttttaCCATTGGAACCTCAACAAAGGAGCAGCAAACTCTATGTACTGATCTTATAATTTCCTTTCATGTTTAGATTACAAAAAGAATGTAAAATCAAAGGTGTTGTGAAGCAGGACATGAACCTATTTGCATATTACCATATTTCTGTCAACAGATTGTCAGTGTTTAAACAATCTAAATCAGTTTTAATGACCTTCATCTACTGGCGGAGCAGCAAATCTCACGTTAGCAGGTCTTGCaactactactggatcatctgcAAAAAGTGATCTGATAAAAGAGGGAGTTTTGAGGGGCCGCCGACCAGTCATCTTTGGATACACGTCTTCAAGAAAGTAATAAGCATGGCCAGCTATCATGCCCTGAATCACAGATGTATTTAAATGAATGACTGCTTTAGAAAAGAACAGAACTTGGGAATGTTATATAGATGGATCCTGTTCATATAATACAAGTGAATCATCAAGCACAAATGCCACAGGCTACTACTAATCTTAATAACTAAGGGAAATCCTTTTTTTGTAACCTAGTCATTTCTTAGGAAGATCATAATCTTTACATCTTTTTGCCACATATATCCAAGACTAGTCAAATTTGAAGAATCAACAGATGAACATATCTTCAGCAGTCATGCTGATTTAGGTAAGATGTCATCTATTATCATTATCTACTGACATAgtttataatatgtatttttcttTACGAATGAAGGTTCAAAATTCTAAGCCGTAGGTTAGAATTTTTCCTAAATATTTACTATCAATATTAGAAATACAAGAGTGAGTTATTTTAAATGGAAACATCCTATTTACACATTTGAAATATACTTACCACTATTTCTATTCTCTGGGAGAAGTACAAACTGCAATGGTTTGGAAGTTATGCATTTCCAGAAGTAAATAATCGAGGATCATATTAAAGCATAGTTTTTGAGGTTGGAAAGGACACAAACCATGTCCACAAGGTGTGTCTAAGTCGAATTCCCCAACTTAGAATTTGtcctaaaatttataaaatgcaCCGTCTTTtagtggatgtcatgcataaaAAGAACTTCATTGTATTCTGTTAAACCACTATAcagaatttatgaaaaaatcacTGCAAAGTATTTACTGATATTCTATTATCACAGGTCCAAATGTTAAAACAATAGAACACAAACTcccaaaaagttaaaaaaaaaataaaatatcagatATACGGTGTGAACATACCAGTAAATCAACCCAGGCATTGGCACCAACAAGGACAGAAAACCCCAGAAGAACCTGCAACAGAACAGAAATAAGATTACACATGTAAACTATTTGAAgatcattttatttttactattttggTTGcaatttaaattagaatgataaGATTCGGAAGTggtaattcaaaaaaataggGGAATATATTGTTTCCaaaacaattaaataataaatcaagaaCAAAAGTTGAAAGGTAAATAATTTCATTAGGGGTAGCAATTTCGGGTAAATGATCGTGTTGGATTTTGCCACCCCTAGATTTCATGCTCAGCAAATACATTAACTGCAATTGGCACCAGAAAATAAGAGTCCAAACCCCATAAATCACAGTCAACTGTTAGTGTGAAGCATCTAAATATGTGAGTTGCTACTGCCGTTTACCGGGGTTTCCATTCATTCCATTATCACGGAAACACTCCCCCATGGTTTAAGAATTTAATTGTTATTAAACAAAGTCTGACCGAAAAAATGATATTGGCCATTGCCTCTTGAATAAATTTTACACCAAAAATAATCATTATATAGAGACAATGCACTAATCAATTTGACCAAAAAGAAATGCACTAAAATAAATAATGCAATGAACACTCAAAGTTTAAAGTCTAATATAGGTACACATGCAGGAAATCATTAAATATTTGTGCCTATTGAGCTCAGCCTGGTGTAAGTGAAgcttttttgttaaaattgtgTTACTGTGGCCTTGGTTTTTCTGCCTAGTAAGGAATGTTGTGTACGACTGTGGACCCAATTCGTACACCACACCCTTGTTTCTACCAACCCTCGATCAAGTAATAAGTCATAGAtttaccaaaaccaaagatttcAATAGCTTGAACtctcaaaaaataaaagaatccCCGCTAGAAAAATATTCACAAGATAAAGGTCACGACTCGCGAAATACACTAGACTTGTTTAGTAGTCCGTAAACTTTGAAGCTATCCTATCCACTGAGGAATAAATGTCCACTACTTTAAGTATATGCATTAATCTACTCAGGAAGAAAATAAGTGATCGGATTAGGGTGACTCATCAACTTAAATGGAACCATCCAGTTGGGGGAATCACAGTGTCAGGGAATGTTACAAAACACAGCTTGCTTGAAATGTCATAAACACATACATCATCATCTGTTTCATTATATaagggtttttttttaattaacaaacaatataATATCTACTCTACTGCTATGAAAATTATGGTAGATACTTGTATTTGcaataatattaaaaaggtCCATGACCAAAAAAAACAGGTAGTGTACTGCTATTCTGCTATTCATCTACTAAAGTGTAAAGTAGTATAATAACTTTACatttcacaaaatatataaGCTCAACTCAATAGTGTATTCAGCAATAACACTAGTTAGCCATATGGCCCATATCTATGATAACAATACAAAGAAACACTAACCCAAGGGAGGTACGCTGCTGTGAACGTAAAGAGACCCAAGAAACTCATGTGGATAAATGGATTTTGCTTGCTCCAGACATACACCTGTGTTTAAACAAGTAATCTCAAAATTCTTGCTGCATAATCCGACATAAAGGAGATGTATATCACATGTAATGATCGGAAACTAACCATCATGAATGTCAGTGAATTGCTAAGGAATATAATCTTTGCAAAAGACTCTGAGACATAAGGTATCATCCCCCCAATGAGGACAATCCCGGTTAAGACAGTGGCACCAAATAAGAGCATGTAAAAGAAATCCGCTGTCCTTCCCCTAAAAGAGTTCTCCTCGAGAAGCTTGCAGTATCGAGCAAGAAAGAACATGTGAAACAGGAAGTCCAAGTCTGACCATATTATACTCAAAAGGTTAGAAACAGCCAGTAGGCCACAAAAAGACTTAATGCTTATGGTACAAATTCACAATTGTATATGCATCCATGTACTCAACACCTTCCTAAGTTAAAAGAAAGTAAACCATCATAAGACTTCTTTTTATTTACGAATGCAAGTATATACAGAATAGAATTATAAATGTATTTGATAATGTCTAGAAATACCGATATGAATAGTAATGGCCACATAACTAACTTAAACTTTTCAAAGATCGCGAGATATCCAGAGTACCTTTATTATATAAtgttattcaaaatataatccTTATAACtgaaatgaaaactacaagttcaatAAATTCTTCCACAAACACAAGCAATCCATAATAAGTAATATGGCATAATAACATCACAGGGCAGTCACAATACCCATCTTTCGGAAGTACAAGAAATTTGTAACCAATCGCCAGAACTGATAGTGTTTAACCACGAGCATTGGGTTCAAGTACAAATTGTAAGGCGAAATTATCTGCAAAACCGCAAAATAAATACAGTATGAGTACTCATTCAAGCTCGTCAAACAACATTTCAACTTACACAACCAATAACCAGACTAACTTATCAACAAGAATATTCATCGCACCAGCTAAAACCAACTctcaaatttcaataaattcacATGGAGAGCATACTTtcaattaattactaaaaaaacaGTTGTAAATTTACAAATTCCCGAATAATCAGAAAACCTAATGATCAAAAGCCGGgggagggaggggggagagaggggggggggagggagggggggagggagaggggggagggagggggagagagagagagagagagagagagagagggagggagggagggggagagggagggagagagagagagtggagagagagagagaggcataCTTCAAGAGAACAGCCAATAGTAGTAACAATAGCAGCAGTGAGATACGAGCGTGTGATAATAGGCATCTGTTTATACCATTCTTCTACTGCTTGTGCCATGATCAATTGTGATTGTGATTGCAATCCCGAATGAATTATCAATTCACTGGAATCTGTACTTGTGTGCGTTCTGTTGGATTGGGAAGAGATGCAAAGAGAGACGATGAAAATAAAGGTGAGAAAATAGATAAAATGTAATGGggattttaaattgaaattgattttattttataacaagCTGGACGATGTGTTGTATTTGTAGAAAGGAGCGAGGGGAGTGGAGCGTGGAGTGTACGGACCAATCAGAATCATCCATGACGAGTTTTAGCCAATGGTATGATCGTTAACTGTATTTATTGACGTCTGTCTGTTTAAGGGCCTGATTTTATAAACAATTCTCCTCCATGTCCTAATATACTAACTAAAGAATTGAAGAAGAAGTGACGATATACTAACTAAAGAATTGAAGAAGAAGTGAcgagtaaataagttaataaagtgtttggaaaaaagtaaaagttgtgagagaagttagcattctcagctttttaaaaatatttcaatttatttacaCAAATGGGTCAAGAAGCAGCTTTTGACTTCTAAGTTTTTTTTACCAATTTTGAAGGGACCAATATTATAGTGAAGAACAAAACCATTTAAATGAGAAACTGATTACAGATCAAATTTACAGAttctttatatgtataatatattacaGAGTTCATAATTGTCTGCAATAAATATCCAAAAAGAGGAAAgccttatatatctatatatattcacACATGTATACAAAGATCCGATGCATATTCACATTAAATTGGTCTTGATAACTCGGACCTAATGTGTAATTTGTTGAGATGTTTAAATATGATTTGTATGATCTGTTGATGAAGAGAAAAGTcgaaaatatttttacaaacaCTCTTTTGTAGTGTCACTTGTAAAAAATGTGGAAGtttgtttataatatatctCCAAAATATCAGGCAGCTCTTATGACAGAGGAAAGATTTTTGTAACGATTTTAAGATCTTTACgatgtatatttattatatttgcgaataaatttagattttagACAAATTCAATTGattgaaaaaaattagattttctCTACATATTTCGAATTTCATCATgcatatttaaaagaaaaaaaacaagtgAATATGAAGTCATAATAACATAGTTTCACTCTAAAATTTTCACTTCAAACATGAGATGAATGTAAAAGCACATCTTCTTTCACTTACATTCacttattttacaaataaagaACCTCAAGAGCAGGCCTAAAAGAAAAATGGTTTGCACATAGCTACAAATGTTTGtcactccctctgtcccttcaattctttacgttactttttgccACGCTTTTCAACACTcgtttaaagtatagtttcataataccATACTATACCATACAATCGTACTGAGTATAtgccgcttagagcagggtctgaggaggaTAAAATGTATGCAGCTTGCGCCTGCTTTTAAAGTAGAGAGACTGTTTTCGTGAAGATTTCCGGTTTAGTGtgcaataaataaaatagtgtatgatataatatgaatattaatacCTTGACCTTCTTCATATGGGACTTACCTAAATATTCTCCATTGTGGTGGCCGAAGTCCGGTGAACGAACAAATGGAAAAATCAAGAACCATCATACAATTACATATGGAGACGATCCAACTTTCACGTGCTTCGAGTTGAACTAACCCTGGTTACGAGGAGTACAACTATTCATGATGCCACCacatatagtttcataatatatttttaaattttttttgctcTGAATATAAACTtgatatataaacttttattcaaattttttttttttgaaaaagattgtGGAACTGTAATTTATGGAGCCACAAAATACATGCAAACGCAGAAAATTGGAAAAAGCGGAAGAACAAAGCGAAAGCGAGATGTGTCATCCAAACAGCCCCCGAGTAACCCGACCACTGCTTTTTATCACCCCACAAAACAACCGCcactttcaaatttcaaaccacATCACACATACATTTCAAAACCCTAGCAAATCACAAATCACAAATCACTactctcttcttcttctccaatcacagagagagatagagagagatagagagagatggAAGCACAGGAAAAGCAAATGCACAGTCAGTTCTCCTCACCACTCCCAAACCGCACATCTTCAATCTTCAAGGACATCTCCAATTTCAAAACCCCCAAATCCACTTTCtccaaaaccctaactcaaccCTCCCCCAAACACTTCTTCACCGCCTCCAAACAAACCCCCAAAACCACCACCACTCTCCGTCGCCCCCGCCCTTCCCTCGCTCCCCCCTCCCATTCCAAACTCGCCGCCTCTCGCAGACTCAAAGCCTTCGAGATCGAACAATCTAAGTCAGCGCGAAAGGCGCAGATCGCCAAAGAGAATTCACTGAAATCACTCACTTCTTCGCTCTCTGCTTGGCTTAATTTCTTGTTTGAGAATCCTAGGGCTTGTGGCTGTGACATTGCTAGGTTGACTGGTCAGGATGAGGGCTCTGAGGTTGCGGCTTCGAGGAATGGGAAGAGAGATAGTGTGGAGAATGGGGAGGTTGTGTTTGATAGGATGTGGAGAGGACCGAAGCGTGTGAAAGATGAGGTGTGGTGTAATCGAGATGGGGGAGAGACTACATTGTTTAGTCACTCGATGTTTTCGGAATTGAGGGAGTCTTTGAAGGAGGTCTGTAGCTTCGATGATTTGAAAGATCGGATGGGGGTTTATTTGAGTTTGGGGAGTTGCAAGGAGATTTTTGATGTGATGACACGCGTGACAAAGGTTTGTTTCAAGTTTTGAGTATTAAGGACTTGCATTCTCTTCATTCATGTTGTTTTGTTGAGCTGATACTTTTTAGGGAATTTTTCAAATGTGATTATTGGGAATTTCTAGCTCAAAATTCACTTTGAGTCGTTGATTGATATGGAATTACTACATTCTCGCACTTAGAAATCACTTCAAGTATTCTGACAACAAGATGTTGCTCAATTTTGGATGCAAATATTTGTAGGTTGCAGCTCTGATTTTGCTTTGACTTGTTGTTGTTTGTATATCTTATCATCAAGGCATACTTCAGTGCTTTATTTCATCAAATTATTGAGGTTGCTGCATCATATGATGTaatcttaaatatatatgttgttttGCAGAATATTGATAGTGGAAGAATCAAAATGAAGTCGAATTGCTCCATAGTAACTGATGTTGGTATGAAGCAAAGAGCTATGAGAGTCTTGATGTGTTATAATCCTATCTGGCTACGAATAGGGTTATACATTATATTTGGAGGTAATACTTTGTTACCTAATGGAGACGTCAGTTCGGAGCATGAAATATCTTTCTTAAAGATGGTTATTGAGAAGCAGTTTTTCTCACATGCTGGTCTAGCTGAATTCTATGTCTATAACAAGTTGGTCGCTGGTTTGTATAGGCCAGGTTACTTTGAGAAATTGGGGGGTATTATCTTAAAGAGGTTTCTGTTACTAGTTTTAATACTTGACAGAGCTAAGTGTCAAAGCAGTCTTCCTATAAATCATGGCATTGATGGGTTAGATGGCGGTTCTCCTTTACTATTCACTTTACAATCGACTGTTAAATCAAGTCAGCAAATGATCCAAGGTGCATAAGAATTATCACTGTTCATATCCTTCCGTTTTTCTCGAATTTGTGTATACACGTTATCGATTTACCTATATCCGTCTTTTCATGAAACAGACTTTTTAACTTCGGATGTGATGCATGGGGAAGGCAATCTTCTTGCACACCTAGTGATTGTGGGGTTCAAAGTATTTTATGTGCAGGTAAACTGTCTGAAGTATATACAACTGTCCTTGTATATTGGATTTTAAAATGGCTTGGTGGGGAGGGTTTTTGATTTGGGTTATTAGATCGAAACACAATCTTTTTAGTCACAGGCTTATATTTTTATGGAGTCTTAGTTATTTCAGTGGTACAAGGCCAATATCTATGTGATGCTCAATGTTTCAAACTATGTTTTTGGTTTCAGAGTCCTCTCAGTGAGTACGATTTTAGAGTAACTAATCTTTTCGAAGATCTTCAAGATGGAGTGCGCCTGTGCAGAGCAGTTCAGCTCTTGCAGCATGACTCTTCTATCCTCACGGTTGGTTTTTCCTAGCTGAActgattaataaattattattgatttttCGCTGACCTAAGCATTGCTCTgttatgttttttgtttaaGGCAGAAACTGGTGTTTTCATCAGACACTCGTAAAAAGAATTTAACCAACTGTGGCATTGCGTTTCAACATTTAAAGCAAGTTGGTGTTGCATTATATGATGAAGACGGTACTGTGGTAGTTGGTGAAGACATTGTTAATGGTGATAAGGAGCTCACACTTTCTTTGCTCTGGAATGTATTTGTTCATTTGCAGGTGAGTCCTTAAAGTTTCTATTTACTCCATCAGTATCTGTTTGCTGTGGCAGGAGGAGGAGGCTATGCTAATTGCAGGATTTTATATTGTATCTGGAAATTGTTCTTTAACTTATGATTATCAGTCTCTTATCTTCTTATTTGGACTTGCAGGCTCCACTTCTTATCAACAAATTTCTTCTCTCGGAGGAAATTCATAAAATACGTGGAGTTGGTGTGGTGTGTTTCGACCTAAAATTCCGGTCCTTTATTTAATCCAGTTTATCTAGTACTACCATTCCGAGGGAAAAATAAGTTATCTGCTGAGATACCAGATGAGAGAAACCATTAAGCTTTGACTGCCGTTTCTGCTCTTTGGTTTTTTATGAATACATGTTAAATAAAGTCCAAAATGCTGGTTTTGTACTTATTGAATGTTTACATAGATTCTGATTGGTTCTATGTGATCTCTACTCATTTAGGAGCAATCAAACACATGCACTCCAATGGACATGCTTCTGCATTGGATCCAGgttatatgattgtctgtaaCTTTATAACAGGAGTCATAATTCAAAGAAATGCATCCTTACTGCTTTAAATGATCTTCTATATTGATGTGACATTGTTTTACATGTGACTGGTAGGCAATATGTGAAAATTACAACTGCAAGGTTGATAACTTTGCTTCCATTGTTGATGGAAGAGCCATGTGGTGCTTGATGGATTATTACTTTCACAGTGATAATCATTTGCCATGTTCGTTCAAGATTAGCAAGGATATGCATGGGGAAGACAATGGAACTGTTGCGGAAGCATCACTTATGTCCACAGCCAACTATACAGATGCAGTGCACAATTTTCTGATGTCGCAGAAATTGACAACATTACTGGGGAAGTTTCCAGAGGTAAGAAGTTCTGACTTTTGTAGTTATGCTCGGAGCAATACTGACATGTGCAATAcctgaaatttttgaaattgatATGTACTAGGCAtgtcatatttttattgaaaagaaTTATAACAAGTAAGCATATATGTATTGGAAAGAATTATAATAAGTACTCCCTCCTCCCACTCATTTCTT
Protein-coding regions in this window:
- the LOC108204183 gene encoding derlin-2.2, which produces MAQAVEEWYKQMPIITRSYLTAAIVTTIGCSLEIISPYNLYLNPMLVVKHYQFWRLVTNFLYFRKMDLDFLFHMFFLARYCKLLEENSFRGRTADFFYMLLFGATVLTGIVLIGGMIPYVSESFAKIIFLSNSLTFMMVYVWSKQNPFIHMSFLGLFTFTAAYLPWVLLGFSVLVGANAWVDLLGMIAGHAYYFLEDVYPKMTGRRPLKTPSFIRSLFADDPVVVARPANVRFAAPPVDEGH